From Melospiza melodia melodia isolate bMelMel2 chromosome 19, bMelMel2.pri, whole genome shotgun sequence, one genomic window encodes:
- the TCFL5 gene encoding transcription factor-like 5 protein: MSGSAPEEPQTIPQSPASVPDPAPVAVGPGGSSDSSFGEQNLGFATPEASLVEMMDIEYTQLQHILCSHTEAQSSEGEVEARLSAFSSPGPSADPPLQQPSPSTSQDGGSSNSSGNQSVCPVTCQSGLPCDSYWPSSNPHLGYADLQELRMMLLSESNLPGNQREKAPNSSSSVEASGCSVAKAKQGENFLGENKENIFVENSALAPEVRSKPAVRARLEDRFNSSPTENPRCQEPQESGVTLNNLVTLIRQPSEVVGVPLHQQGNRCAALGKNKAAPATHSLPFTYPFFTMNACSAAGSANPSQAQTCGTSCTILEAAKHQDLGIPKTFPFLYQEVESTKQTVGAINKALPEEVWIKVGDTLCKQAINRSCSRINLLDANMDRKPLGEIRNARDNNQSTAAAQGPWQSAQPSSSVQVQSGSQDGSAQRRERHNRLERDRRRRIRVCCDELNLLVPFCTIDTDKATTLQWTTAFLKYIQERHGDSLKQEFETVFCGKTGRRLKIGRPDSCVMCPAQENRTAMETK, encoded by the exons ATGTCAGGATCAGCCCCCGAGGAGCCTCAGACCATTCCTCAGAGCCCAGCTAGTGTTCCTGACCCCGCTCCCGTTGCTGTCGGACCTGGAGGCTCAAGTGACAGTTCCTTTGGTGAGCAAAACCTTGGCTTCGCCACCCCCGAGGCCAGCCTGGTGGAGATGATGGACATTGAGTacacccagctgcagcacatACTTTGCTCGCACACAGAGGCGCAGAGTAGCGAAGGTGAAGTGGAAGCCAGGCTCAGCGCTTTCTCCTCGCCTGGCCCCTCTGCAGACCCCCCTCTGCAGCAGCCCTCCCCCAGCACCAGTCAGGACGGGGGCTCATCCAACAGCTCTGGGAACCAGTCGGTCTGCCCAGTGACCTGTCAGTCAGGGTTGCCTTGTGACAGCTACTGGCCGAGTTCTAACCCGCACCTGGGCTATGCTgacctccaggagctcaggatgaTGTTACTTAGCGAGTCCAACCTCCCTGGGAACCAGAGAGAGAAAGCGCCCAACAGTAGTAGCTCTGTAGAAGCCTCGGGATGCAGTGTAGCAAAAGCTAAACAGGGTGAAAATTTCTTGGGGGAGAATAAGGAAAACATATTTGTTGAAAATTCGGCACTGGCACCAGAGGTTAGATCTAAACCTGCAGTCAGAGCTCGGTTGGAAGACAGATTCAACAGCAGCCCGACAGAAAACCCCAGATGTCAAGAACCCCAAGAATCTGGAGTAACTCTTAACAA TTTAGTGACATTGATCCGCCAGCCCTCAGAAGTGGTGGGTGTTCCTCTTCACCAGCAAGGGAACAGGTGTGCTGCACTAGGGAAAAACAAGGCTGCACCTGCCACACATTCCTTACCATTCACTTACCCGTTCTTTACCATGAATGCATGTTCTGCTGCTGGAAGTGCTAACCCTTCCCAAGCACAG ACCTGTGGAACATCTTGCACTATTTTGGAAGCTGCCAAACATCAAGACCTTGGGATACCCAAAACATTCCCTTTTCTCTATCAGGAAGTTGAATCCACGAAACAGACAGTAGGTGCTATAAATAAAGCTTTGCCTGAGGAAGTTTGGATTAAAGTTGGAG ACACCTTATGCAAGCAAGCCATAAACAGAAGTTGCAGCCGAATAAATCTGTTGGATGCAAACATGGATCGCAAACCTCTCGGTGAGATTCGGAACGCCCGGGACAACAACCAGAGCACTGCAGCTGCCCAGGGCCCCTGGCagtcagcacagcccagctccagtgTGCAGGTGCAGAGTGGTTCCCAGGATGGAAGtgctcagaggagggaaaggCACAACCGCCTGGAGAGAGACAGGAG GCGCAGGATCCGGGTTTGTTGTGATGAGCTCAATCTCCTCGTTCCCTTCTGCACAATCGACACTGACAAGGCAACAACTTTGCAGTGGACAACTGCATTCCTCAAGTACATTCAGGAAAGGCACGGCGACTCCCTGAAGCAG gaatttgAGACTGTGTTCTGTGGTAAGACAGGCAGGAGACTAAAAATTGGAAGACCAGACTCGTGTGTAATGTGTCCAGCACAGGAAAACCGCACAGCTATGGAGACCAAATAG